In a genomic window of Micromonospora cremea:
- a CDS encoding stealth family protein, whose translation MMLRPHRVVPKAYRDKLIQLVPPQRQLWLVRRLTQVTAARRSRTAPGEVRQVRDVDGHRVHARVVEEATPLALRQRNLDLVTRALDEAGIDGFHVRHADDLRSAIAVPRKHRAKVLKVLARAMSTDGVTLRFVDAGRREVSASHRDAIAQVFHAVTDPFGHTVLGSAFACEVEFWRTVAPPEKPEADLVAPRGNQVATAVPETGETIRVPASQLSRFVPAGGPATYRTRAEFAGLGHEHITFPIDLVYTWVDGDDSDWQTRKNAALREHGQAEINLVGAHASRYASRDELRYSLRSVVSFAPWVRQIYLVTDDQVPPWLDVEHPMVRVVRHREIFGDTGQLPTFNSHAIESRLHLIPGLSEHFIYVNDDMFFGRPLLPTTFFHANGIAKFFPSPAQLDVGPATVYDAPVTAAGKNNRRHIEERFGRTITQKMRHVPYPLRRSVLEDIERHLPAEVVGTAGHQFRHPKDLSIPSSLQHYWSFFSGQAVPGSIRYTYADLADPSTPVKLATLLARRHCDVFCLNDTDSGEVLLSEQLAMLTDFLSAYFPFRAPFELPAEVEAERARMTATARAATYLPQAAAVTGEQAPTPGGVDGTTDEPEWVR comes from the coding sequence ATGATGCTGCGCCCTCACCGGGTGGTGCCGAAGGCGTACCGGGACAAACTCATCCAGCTCGTGCCGCCTCAGCGGCAGCTCTGGCTCGTCCGTCGGTTGACCCAGGTCACCGCCGCCCGCCGATCCCGGACCGCGCCCGGTGAGGTGCGTCAGGTCCGGGATGTCGACGGCCACCGGGTGCATGCCCGGGTCGTCGAGGAGGCGACGCCGCTGGCCCTGCGGCAGCGCAACCTGGACCTGGTCACCCGGGCGCTCGACGAGGCCGGGATCGACGGTTTCCACGTACGGCACGCCGACGACCTGCGCAGCGCGATCGCCGTGCCGCGCAAGCACAGGGCGAAGGTGCTCAAGGTGCTCGCCCGGGCCATGTCGACCGACGGGGTCACCCTGCGTTTCGTCGACGCCGGCCGCCGCGAGGTCAGCGCCAGCCACCGCGACGCCATCGCACAGGTCTTCCACGCGGTCACCGACCCCTTCGGTCACACCGTCCTCGGCAGCGCCTTCGCCTGCGAGGTCGAGTTCTGGCGTACGGTCGCGCCGCCGGAGAAGCCCGAGGCGGACCTCGTAGCGCCGCGCGGCAACCAGGTCGCCACTGCCGTGCCGGAGACGGGCGAGACGATCCGCGTCCCGGCGTCCCAGCTCAGCCGCTTCGTGCCGGCCGGTGGACCGGCCACCTACCGCACCCGGGCCGAGTTCGCCGGCCTCGGCCACGAGCACATCACCTTCCCGATCGACCTCGTCTACACCTGGGTCGACGGTGACGACAGCGACTGGCAGACCCGGAAGAACGCGGCCCTGCGCGAGCACGGGCAGGCCGAGATCAATCTGGTCGGCGCACACGCCTCCCGCTACGCCAGCCGCGACGAGCTGCGGTATTCACTGCGCTCGGTGGTGTCGTTCGCGCCGTGGGTCCGACAGATCTACCTGGTGACCGACGACCAGGTCCCGCCGTGGCTGGACGTGGAGCACCCGATGGTGCGGGTGGTGCGCCACCGCGAGATCTTCGGTGACACCGGCCAGCTGCCGACCTTCAACTCGCACGCCATCGAGTCCCGGCTGCACCTCATCCCGGGCCTCAGCGAGCACTTCATCTACGTCAACGACGACATGTTCTTCGGGCGCCCGCTGCTCCCGACCACGTTCTTCCACGCCAACGGCATCGCGAAGTTCTTTCCGTCGCCGGCCCAGTTGGACGTCGGCCCGGCGACCGTCTACGACGCACCGGTGACCGCGGCCGGCAAGAACAACCGCCGGCACATCGAGGAACGGTTCGGGCGCACCATCACGCAGAAGATGCGGCACGTCCCGTACCCGTTGCGCAGAAGCGTGCTGGAGGACATCGAGCGGCACCTGCCGGCCGAGGTGGTGGGCACCGCCGGGCATCAGTTCCGGCACCCGAAGGATCTCTCGATCCCGTCCTCGTTGCAGCACTACTGGTCGTTCTTCTCCGGTCAGGCGGTGCCCGGGTCGATCCGCTACACGTACGCCGACCTGGCCGACCCGTCCACCCCGGTGAAGCTGGCCACCCTGCTGGCCCGGCGGCACTGTGACGTGTTCTGCCTCAACGACACCGACTCGGGCGAGGTCCTCCTCTCCGAGCAGCTCGCCATGCTGACCGACTTCCTTTCGGCGTACTTCCCGTTCCGGGCGCCGTTCGAGCTCCCGGCCGAGGTCGAGGCGGAGCGGGCGCGGATGACGGCGACGGCGCGGGCCGCGACGTACCTTCCGCAGGCCGCCGCGGTCACCGGTGAGCAGGCCCCCACGCCGGGCGGCGTCGACGGGACGACCGACGAACCCGAGTGGGTCCGATGA
- a CDS encoding stealth conserved region 3 domain-containing protein produces the protein MKITFLLLTADAMGGTERAILTQADHLARRHTVEVISVYRTSDEGFFQADERVRMRYLVDLTGPAPRPTRPTSVDDEAYAALYRSPSRLMPARWEKQGSRLADLEIDRALRSLDTDVLVSSSPALMAMATTLAPPSVVTVHQEHRPSQLRGGTGEPLFQFAPRLDALVVLTDRTRDWFVDTFASSCPRIEVIQNSIPDGFRPRSTLRNPVVSVAGRMVPEKRIDHAIRAFRTVADTYPEWTLRIFGDGPLLGEMRGLAADLGLSDNVQVLGPTSRMVEEWSKTSIALLSSRDGEALPLVLLEAFAAGVPAVAYDIQTGPAEIITHGANGFLVSSGDIDGLADAMMRLIADDRLRQDFGASALRAAEDYRIDPIMHRWEQLYADLIAGRAEGEQARADRLAAWIGRTGGAGFAPAAPRPAQVTSGLDVAAVEERIQETVAGLVRSGGRLSVVRDDLTPADAAHENFTAVTDLLWRHGISYWVARDHGVRHRVVVAPEHRDAVFAALAEEFSAAPFYAETLTTGAKVTAVTLAACLTSESRAAEAIGLRLFQPVVSSSRTLRYGPALGCDVEFWTPSQDGSALVATRPTLLGPSVPVAAMTPATLTVRGREHPTIEPFTHRLVSDVDFPVDVVYTWVDGDDPQWRAAKDRVLAELGREPLAAADGSARFRDRDELRYSLRSIDMYAPWVRNIYVVTAGQTPTWLDTDHPRVSVVDHRELFGGRGTLPTFNSHAIESQLHHIDGLAEQFIYFNDDFFLGRPIRPTLFFDPTGLAKFFLSPTPIPMLDVAAEDDFNFSAAKNNRQLIRNAFGRTLTHGLLHAPYAMTRSVANDLDRQFADDVKLTAASQLRSHSDVSVASSLHHYVGYLTGRSVPGSIRMSYVNTGEPLEHPQLTQIMTTRSYDSFCLNDTHHGHLDAAEQGRIVMTFLESYFPVASQFERGSIRNRAR, from the coding sequence TTGAAGATCACATTCCTCCTGCTGACCGCCGATGCCATGGGCGGCACGGAGCGCGCCATCCTCACGCAGGCCGACCACCTCGCGCGACGTCACACGGTCGAGGTGATCAGCGTCTACCGCACCAGCGACGAGGGCTTCTTCCAGGCCGACGAGCGGGTACGGATGCGGTACCTCGTCGACCTGACCGGCCCGGCCCCGCGGCCGACCCGCCCGACGAGCGTCGACGACGAGGCGTACGCGGCGCTGTACCGCAGCCCGAGCCGGTTGATGCCGGCCCGGTGGGAGAAGCAGGGCAGCCGCCTGGCCGACCTGGAGATCGACCGGGCGCTGCGGTCGCTCGACACCGACGTGCTCGTCTCCTCCTCGCCGGCGCTGATGGCCATGGCCACCACACTGGCGCCGCCGTCCGTGGTCACGGTGCATCAGGAGCACCGGCCGTCGCAGTTGCGGGGCGGAACCGGCGAGCCGCTGTTCCAGTTCGCCCCGCGACTGGACGCGCTGGTGGTACTGACCGACCGCACCCGGGACTGGTTCGTCGACACCTTCGCCTCGTCCTGCCCGCGGATCGAGGTCATCCAGAACAGCATCCCCGACGGGTTCCGTCCTCGGTCCACCCTCCGCAACCCGGTGGTGAGCGTGGCGGGCCGGATGGTGCCGGAGAAGCGCATCGACCACGCCATCCGCGCCTTCCGCACGGTCGCCGACACGTACCCGGAGTGGACGCTGCGGATCTTCGGCGACGGCCCGCTGCTCGGGGAGATGCGCGGCCTCGCCGCCGACCTCGGTCTGAGTGACAACGTGCAGGTTCTCGGGCCGACCAGCCGGATGGTCGAGGAGTGGTCGAAGACCAGCATCGCGCTGCTCTCCTCGCGCGACGGTGAGGCACTGCCGCTGGTGCTGCTGGAGGCGTTCGCGGCCGGCGTGCCGGCGGTGGCGTACGACATCCAGACCGGTCCGGCCGAGATCATCACCCACGGCGCGAATGGTTTCCTGGTCAGCTCGGGCGACATCGACGGTCTGGCCGACGCGATGATGAGGCTCATCGCGGATGATCGCCTGCGGCAGGACTTCGGCGCCAGCGCCCTGCGCGCCGCCGAGGACTACCGCATCGATCCGATCATGCACCGCTGGGAGCAGCTCTACGCGGACCTGATCGCGGGGCGTGCCGAGGGCGAACAGGCGCGTGCCGACCGGCTCGCGGCGTGGATCGGGCGCACCGGCGGAGCCGGCTTCGCTCCCGCCGCTCCCCGTCCCGCTCAGGTCACGAGCGGGTTGGACGTGGCGGCCGTCGAGGAGCGCATCCAGGAGACCGTCGCGGGGCTGGTCCGCTCCGGTGGCCGCCTCAGCGTCGTCCGGGACGACCTGACGCCCGCCGACGCCGCCCACGAAAACTTCACCGCGGTGACCGATCTCCTCTGGAGACATGGCATCTCCTACTGGGTGGCGCGCGACCACGGCGTCCGACACCGGGTGGTGGTCGCCCCGGAGCATCGCGACGCGGTGTTCGCCGCCCTCGCGGAGGAGTTCTCCGCCGCGCCCTTCTACGCCGAGACCCTCACCACGGGCGCCAAGGTCACGGCCGTGACCCTCGCCGCGTGCCTCACCAGCGAGAGTCGGGCCGCCGAGGCCATCGGCCTGCGGCTGTTCCAGCCGGTGGTGTCGTCGTCGCGGACCCTCCGGTACGGGCCCGCGCTCGGCTGTGACGTCGAGTTCTGGACCCCGTCGCAGGACGGCTCGGCGCTGGTCGCCACCCGCCCCACACTGCTCGGCCCCAGCGTCCCGGTGGCGGCCATGACACCGGCCACCCTGACCGTGCGGGGGCGGGAGCATCCCACCATCGAGCCCTTCACCCATCGACTCGTATCCGATGTGGACTTCCCGGTCGACGTCGTCTACACCTGGGTGGACGGCGACGACCCGCAGTGGCGCGCGGCCAAGGACCGGGTCCTCGCGGAGCTGGGGCGGGAGCCGCTCGCGGCGGCGGACGGGTCGGCCCGTTTCCGGGACCGCGACGAGCTGCGCTACTCGCTGCGCTCCATCGACATGTACGCGCCGTGGGTCCGCAACATCTACGTGGTGACGGCGGGGCAGACCCCGACCTGGCTCGACACCGACCACCCCCGGGTCTCCGTCGTCGACCACCGCGAGCTGTTCGGTGGACGCGGCACCCTGCCGACGTTCAACTCACACGCCATCGAGTCGCAACTGCACCACATCGACGGCCTCGCCGAGCAATTCATCTACTTCAACGACGACTTCTTCCTGGGCCGCCCGATCCGGCCGACGCTGTTCTTCGATCCGACCGGCCTGGCGAAGTTCTTCCTGTCGCCGACGCCGATCCCGATGCTCGACGTGGCGGCGGAGGACGACTTCAACTTCAGCGCGGCCAAGAACAACCGCCAGCTGATCCGGAACGCGTTCGGTCGTACGCTGACCCATGGCCTGCTGCACGCGCCCTACGCGATGACCCGCAGCGTCGCCAACGACCTGGATCGGCAGTTCGCCGACGACGTGAAGCTCACCGCCGCGTCCCAGCTGCGGTCCCACTCGGACGTCTCGGTCGCGTCCTCGCTGCACCACTACGTCGGCTACCTCACCGGGCGGTCCGTGCCGGGCAGCATCCGGATGAGCTACGTCAACACTGGCGAGCCGTTGGAGCACCCGCAGCTGACCCAGATCATGACGACCCGGAGCTACGACTCGTTCTGCCTGAACGACACCCACCACGGTCACCTCGACGCGGCGGAGCAGGGCCGGATCGTCATGACCTTCCTCGAGAGCTACTTCCCCGTGGCCAGTCAGTTCGAGCGGGGCAGCATCCGCAACCGGGCCCGCTGA
- a CDS encoding anti-sigma factor family protein → MSRPDHMDVAAYALGVLDEQDTERFEEHLATCWACAAELETMVPVVGLLSGIDGETMMALEQTATDPALLDRTLVAVRADRRRTRFRQLLATAAAVVVFGGLTGLGFVSVTDDEPQGVLAEPTLSAPGNEPPTSAPTGAPSGPGVGGNEVEGDQFDATDPTTGVQTTMFLATKDYGTRINFSLQRLPGPRTCRLVVVRKNASTEVISSWLVPDGGYGTNTRPQGLELSASTSAPVADIKELQVQSVDGNGVASPLVTVPM, encoded by the coding sequence ATGAGCCGGCCAGACCACATGGACGTCGCCGCGTACGCGCTGGGCGTCCTCGACGAGCAGGACACCGAGCGGTTCGAGGAGCATCTCGCCACCTGCTGGGCCTGCGCCGCCGAGCTGGAGACGATGGTGCCGGTCGTCGGGCTCCTCTCCGGCATCGACGGCGAGACGATGATGGCGTTGGAGCAGACCGCGACCGATCCGGCGCTGCTGGACCGGACGTTGGTCGCGGTCCGCGCCGACCGACGACGCACCCGGTTCCGCCAGTTGCTCGCCACCGCCGCGGCGGTGGTGGTCTTCGGTGGCCTGACCGGGCTCGGCTTCGTGAGCGTGACCGACGATGAACCGCAGGGGGTGCTCGCCGAGCCGACGTTGAGCGCGCCGGGGAACGAGCCGCCGACGAGCGCGCCGACCGGGGCGCCGTCCGGCCCGGGGGTCGGCGGCAACGAGGTGGAGGGTGACCAGTTCGACGCCACCGACCCGACCACGGGCGTGCAGACGACGATGTTCCTGGCCACCAAGGATTACGGCACCCGGATCAATTTCAGCCTTCAGCGACTGCCCGGCCCGCGGACCTGCCGTCTGGTGGTGGTTCGCAAGAACGCGAGCACCGAGGTCATTTCGAGCTGGTTGGTGCCGGATGGCGGCTATGGCACCAACACCCGTCCGCAGGGTCTCGAACTGAGCGCCTCGACGTCGGCTCCGGTGGCCGACATCAAGGAGCTCCAGGTGCAGTCGGTGGACGGCAACGGGGTGGCCAGCCCGCTGGTCACGGTGCCCATGTAG
- a CDS encoding DUF6541 family protein: MTTLIALLVAVVPGALLGFALPPGRYRWVAWAAAPALTLGLIALAMAWLPALGLPDSASAALVAELLVAGAAVALSRLLSRRKAGNQQPTAERCADDTNGDQRRSLVSRFRIRPVLPRRADLIAVAVPSVVSVAYGWAMVGRLVATPGWDAMNHGYMARRILDTNSVDIPSVCSSGSTDTVTSCEFYPLAENVAWAQATHLSGGLLSTTMTAWAIVIGPLALVAGIYAAVRILRGGPVIAAAAATAPAFLGPMWTSLITGRVNEQTAPCLAGGVALLLALSLRGPHPVRLGLLAGLGGAGIVMMHSYDVLFVGVLASGFLLVVPGALTWRRSAVGIGAAAVAGLVPILPLIGVILGAGGERITEPPDLLGQWGKAIEYWVTDPQRYVLWGFPGPGNNAQLDGLAVQVGVWIVIACLLASPLSLVLPQVRWARPWLLAGVLFTLLGIWTVASGSSAAQALAGLWYGDAERPRSMIFPVYGVLTVAGATVIGLGVQWLLVRLVARAGTLRGSAVPAAVAASVVVASLASLALVPDTWRPLRKTMVQRAPVGQEYVRTFEWLAEHTPPDKVVAYDRHRQFMSWAHADYGVPTLFGIPPLEKVGRENYTDRWRAFSWLVNQKKAPKNQGCTVRRFGIEYVVVGGRDYKGWRANYEQKRLDDSNRVTLVHREGHVRIYQVTDAGRACSSAQ; the protein is encoded by the coding sequence TTGACCACACTCATCGCCCTTCTCGTGGCCGTCGTGCCTGGGGCGCTGCTCGGCTTCGCGCTTCCGCCGGGGCGGTACCGCTGGGTTGCCTGGGCGGCCGCCCCCGCCCTGACCCTCGGCCTGATCGCGCTGGCGATGGCCTGGCTGCCCGCGCTCGGGCTGCCCGACAGCGCCTCGGCGGCGCTCGTCGCGGAGCTGCTCGTGGCCGGCGCCGCGGTCGCGCTCTCCCGGCTGCTGAGCCGGCGCAAGGCCGGCAACCAGCAGCCGACCGCCGAGCGTTGCGCCGACGACACGAACGGCGACCAACGCCGCTCACTGGTGTCGCGCTTCCGGATCCGGCCCGTCCTGCCGCGCCGCGCCGACCTGATCGCCGTCGCCGTGCCGTCGGTGGTGAGCGTTGCGTACGGCTGGGCGATGGTGGGGCGACTCGTCGCCACTCCCGGCTGGGACGCGATGAACCACGGGTACATGGCGAGACGCATTCTGGACACCAACAGCGTCGACATTCCCTCGGTGTGCAGTTCGGGTTCGACCGACACGGTCACCTCGTGCGAGTTCTATCCGCTGGCGGAGAACGTCGCCTGGGCGCAGGCGACCCACCTGTCCGGCGGGTTGCTGAGCACGACGATGACCGCGTGGGCGATCGTCATCGGGCCGCTCGCCCTGGTCGCCGGCATCTACGCCGCCGTCCGGATCCTCCGCGGGGGACCGGTGATCGCGGCCGCCGCCGCCACCGCTCCGGCCTTTTTGGGCCCGATGTGGACCTCACTGATCACCGGTCGGGTCAACGAGCAGACCGCTCCCTGTCTGGCCGGTGGGGTCGCCCTGCTGCTCGCACTCTCCCTGCGCGGCCCACACCCGGTACGGCTGGGTCTGCTGGCCGGCCTCGGGGGCGCCGGCATCGTGATGATGCACTCGTACGACGTCCTCTTCGTCGGCGTGCTCGCGAGCGGTTTCCTCCTGGTGGTGCCGGGGGCCCTGACCTGGCGCCGCAGCGCGGTGGGCATCGGCGCGGCCGCCGTCGCGGGCCTCGTCCCGATCCTGCCCCTGATCGGCGTCATCCTGGGCGCCGGCGGTGAGCGGATCACCGAGCCGCCCGACCTGCTCGGCCAGTGGGGCAAGGCGATCGAGTACTGGGTCACCGATCCGCAACGCTACGTGCTGTGGGGCTTCCCGGGGCCGGGCAACAATGCCCAGCTCGACGGGCTGGCCGTTCAGGTCGGCGTCTGGATCGTCATCGCCTGCCTGCTCGCGTCTCCCCTGTCGCTGGTGCTGCCGCAGGTGCGCTGGGCCCGCCCGTGGCTGCTGGCCGGCGTGCTGTTCACGCTCCTTGGGATCTGGACCGTCGCGTCGGGCTCGTCGGCCGCACAGGCCCTGGCCGGCCTCTGGTACGGCGACGCCGAACGACCCCGTTCGATGATCTTCCCGGTGTACGGGGTGCTCACCGTGGCGGGCGCGACCGTCATCGGGTTGGGAGTCCAGTGGCTGCTCGTGCGGCTCGTCGCCCGTGCCGGGACGCTGCGCGGATCCGCTGTCCCCGCCGCGGTCGCGGCCTCGGTCGTGGTGGCGAGTCTGGCGTCGCTCGCCTTGGTGCCCGACACGTGGCGTCCGCTGCGGAAGACGATGGTGCAGCGGGCGCCGGTCGGGCAGGAGTACGTCCGGACCTTCGAGTGGCTGGCCGAGCACACGCCGCCGGACAAGGTGGTCGCTTACGACCGGCACCGGCAGTTCATGTCCTGGGCCCACGCCGACTACGGCGTCCCGACGCTGTTCGGGATCCCGCCGCTCGAGAAGGTGGGCCGGGAGAACTACACGGACCGGTGGCGGGCGTTCAGCTGGCTGGTCAACCAGAAGAAGGCGCCGAAGAACCAGGGCTGCACGGTACGCCGGTTCGGTATTGAGTACGTGGTGGTGGGCGGCCGCGACTACAAGGGCTGGCGGGCGAACTACGAGCAGAAGCGGCTCGACGACAGCAACCGGGTGACCCTGGTCCACCGGGAGGGCCACGTGCGGATCTACCAGGTCACCGATGCGGGGCGGGCCTGTTCGTCCGCCCAGTGA
- a CDS encoding stealth family protein translates to MIALRIYRALPPPVRRRLVNLLPAHRRMGVVRTLSGPRGGGTVHPLGARVTVPDGGVRTRAEVVATATPLELWHRNLTAVTRALESAGIDYHCLRNDDFLRSSVAVLDDHRAAVSRLVRSAPALEGAHVRVVEVLPSRDQPEAAPAEVFQIWFPVTDARAGVVLGAQFACEVEFWTRHDDVVRAPRHNAVIDEAPAGAEPVRVAAALLSHFVPEADDHTYRTRRDLTVRAPDRVGFPIDAVYTWVDGSDPEWLKRKMAALGTPDGPLHAIAANTSRYHNRDELRYSMRSLHSFAPWLRRIFLITDSQLPSWLDPSHPMVTVVSHAELFADLGGQSSFNSHAIESRLHRIDGLAEHFLYLNDDVFLGRPLLPTHFFHANGIAKFFLSPAQFGLGEAKPTDAPVKAAGKNNRRHIQRQFGVTITQKMKHTPFALRRSIMRQIEVTLQADVTATAQHRFRHYGDLSIPSSLHQYWAYLTAQAVPGDIEYEYADLGHPSTPARLTELLARRHRDVFCLNDTDSDPNAFQEQESMLADFLPRYLPFPAPFELPDDVIAERRKLGATDLWRQARGADRRGRQLDAPTTPALRVGRHADSAVVHKPRVGPRLDAPTLPSGRIATGRHADHQAEDRRPGPDLPPR, encoded by the coding sequence ATGATCGCCCTGCGGATCTACCGCGCGCTGCCCCCACCTGTGCGGCGTCGACTGGTCAACCTGCTCCCCGCGCACCGGCGGATGGGGGTCGTACGTACCCTCTCCGGACCGCGCGGGGGCGGCACCGTCCATCCGCTGGGTGCCCGGGTGACGGTCCCCGATGGTGGCGTCCGTACCCGGGCCGAGGTGGTCGCCACGGCCACGCCGTTGGAGCTGTGGCACCGCAACCTGACGGCGGTCACGAGGGCCCTGGAGTCAGCCGGGATCGACTACCACTGCCTGCGTAACGACGACTTCCTCCGCAGCTCGGTCGCGGTTCTCGACGACCACCGTGCCGCCGTCAGTCGGCTGGTGCGCTCGGCACCCGCGCTGGAGGGCGCGCACGTCCGGGTCGTCGAGGTGCTGCCCAGCCGGGATCAGCCGGAGGCGGCGCCGGCAGAGGTGTTCCAGATCTGGTTTCCGGTGACCGACGCCCGGGCGGGTGTGGTCCTCGGCGCGCAGTTCGCCTGCGAGGTCGAGTTCTGGACGCGACACGACGACGTGGTCCGCGCCCCCCGGCACAACGCGGTGATCGACGAGGCGCCCGCCGGGGCGGAGCCGGTCCGGGTCGCCGCCGCGCTGCTCAGCCACTTCGTGCCCGAGGCCGACGACCACACGTACCGCACCCGGCGTGATCTCACCGTTCGTGCCCCGGACCGGGTGGGCTTTCCGATCGACGCCGTCTACACCTGGGTGGACGGTTCGGACCCGGAGTGGTTGAAGCGGAAGATGGCCGCACTCGGCACTCCCGACGGTCCGCTGCACGCGATCGCGGCGAACACGTCGCGCTACCACAACAGGGACGAGCTGCGGTATTCGATGCGCTCGCTGCACAGCTTCGCACCGTGGCTACGCCGGATCTTCCTGATCACCGACAGTCAGTTGCCCAGCTGGCTCGACCCGAGCCACCCGATGGTCACCGTCGTGTCGCACGCCGAGCTCTTCGCCGACCTCGGCGGTCAGTCGTCGTTCAACTCCCACGCCATCGAGTCCCGGCTGCACCGCATCGACGGTCTGGCCGAGCACTTCCTCTACCTCAACGACGACGTCTTCCTGGGCCGTCCACTGCTGCCGACGCACTTCTTCCACGCCAACGGGATCGCGAAGTTCTTCCTGTCACCGGCGCAGTTCGGGCTGGGTGAGGCGAAGCCGACCGACGCGCCGGTGAAGGCTGCCGGCAAGAACAACCGCCGGCACATCCAGCGGCAGTTCGGCGTCACGATCACCCAGAAGATGAAGCACACGCCGTTCGCACTCCGGCGCAGCATCATGCGCCAGATCGAGGTCACCCTGCAGGCGGACGTGACGGCGACCGCCCAGCACCGCTTCCGCCATTACGGCGACCTCTCGATCCCGTCGTCGCTGCACCAGTACTGGGCGTACCTGACCGCACAGGCGGTCCCCGGCGACATCGAGTACGAGTACGCCGACCTCGGTCATCCCTCGACGCCCGCCCGCCTCACCGAGTTGCTCGCTCGTCGGCACCGTGACGTCTTCTGCCTCAACGACACCGACTCGGACCCGAATGCGTTCCAGGAGCAGGAGAGCATGCTGGCCGACTTCCTGCCGCGCTACCTGCCCTTCCCGGCCCCGTTCGAGCTGCCCGACGACGTGATCGCCGAACGCCGGAAGCTCGGGGCCACCGACCTGTGGCGACAAGCTCGCGGCGCCGACCGGCGCGGCAGGCAGTTGGACGCGCCGACGACCCCCGCACTCCGGGTCGGCCGGCATGCGGACTCGGCCGTGGTGCACAAACCCCGGGTCGGCCCCCGGCTGGACGCGCCGACGCTACCCTCGGGCCGCATCGCCACCGGCCGGCATGCCGACCACCAGGCGGAGGATCGCCGCCCGGGACCGGACCTTCCGCCGCGGTAG